From the genome of Perca fluviatilis chromosome 1, GENO_Pfluv_1.0, whole genome shotgun sequence, one region includes:
- the foxe1 gene encoding forkhead box protein E1, which produces MTMPVVKVEKDSPADNTMSASNPPLQTEEQPRGRRRKRPLQRGKPPYSYIALISMAIANSPDRKLTLGGIYKFITERFPFYRENSKKWQNSIRHNLTLNDCFIKIPREPGRPGKGNYWALDPNAEDMFESGSFLRRRKRFKRCDLSTYTSYVHETPVFSPVQIARSAAYTNSVYNNMTVNPAYGQQLHSAYYPPSSPPGFGPGQTRMFSINNLIGHQTPASMLGGQGPEVMQQPGRSFSPEGLPNGSSPCSLGAPAFQSQPCGGAVSSRSSTHPGFTYSGPNGHPHHHTHHTHQGSYGQGHTQGYAATGRLHSSAHGSVESMDHYGRVSPMQLGSFCQYNSAASPIANTGGYLRHPTYPGNMDRFVSAI; this is translated from the coding sequence ATGACAATGCCTGTGGTCAAAGTGGAGAAAGACTCTCCTGCAGACAACACTATGTCTGCCTCCAACCCTCCACTGCAGACAGAGGAGCAGCCCAGAGGTCGGAGAAGGAAGAGACCTCTCCAGCGAGGGAAACCTCCTTACAGCTACATTGCACTCATTTCCATGGCTATAGCCAACTCCCCTGACCGCAAGCTGACTTTGGGGGGCATCTACAAATTCATCACAGAACGCTTCCCCTTCTACAGAGAAAATTCAAAGAAATGGCAGAACTCAATCCGCCATAACTTGACTCTCAATGACTGCTTTATCAAGATCCCCCGAGAGCCGGGGCGGCCAGGGAAGGGCAACTACTGGGCCTTAGACCCGAACGCAGAGGACATGTTTGAGAGCGGCAGCTTCCTGAGGCGCAGGAAGAGGTTTAAGCGCTGTGACTTGAGCACTTACACCTCATATGTCCATGAGACACCGGTTTTCTCTCCGGTCCAGATTGCCAGATCAGCCGCATATACCAACTCAGTCTACAACAACATGACAGTCAATCCGGCCTACGGGCAGCAGCTGCACTCTGCCTATTACCCCCCTTCATCTCCTCCTGGGTTTGGACCTGGACAGACCCGCATGTTCAGCATCAATAACCTCATAGGACACCAGACTCCTGCAAGCATGCTGGGAGGTCAAGGGCCAGAGGTGATGCAGCAGCCCGGCCGGAGCTTCAGTCCTGAGGGGCTCCCAAATGGATCCAGCCCCTGCAGCCTGGGAGCCCCGGCTTTCCAGAGTCAACCATGCGGAGGGGCTGTATCATCACGCTCCTCTACACATCCCGGGTTCACCTACTCCGGGCCAAACGGCCACCCACACCACcatacacaccatacacaccaGGGCTCGTATGGACAGGGCCACACCCAGGGGTATGCCGCGACAGGACGCCTCCATTCCTCAGCCCACGGGTCTGTGGAGTCCATGGACCATTACGGAAGGGTCTCCCCAATGCAGTTGGGGTCTTTCTGCCAGTATAACAGTGCTGCAAGTCCTATCGCCAACACTGGGGGTTACCTGAGACATCCAACGTACCCAGGGAATATGGACAGGTTTGTGTCTGCTATATGA